AAAACGGCTAAGGAAGTACTTGAAAAATCTCGTATGTAGAACATTAGAAAAAGAAATTATTATAATCACTGTATTTAGAATTTGAATATGAGAAACTATTAAAATAGCCTATGGACCTTTTTAAAAAAGAAAATTCAAATCAAGAACTCCTGCCTCCACTTGCAGAACGCGTTAGACCTACAACATTAGAAGATTTCATAGGGCAGGAGCATATAGCTGGTGAAGATAAAATATTATCTAAAGCACTTAAAAGTGGTAATATTTTTTCTATGATACTATGGGGACCACCTGGCTCTGGCAAGACAACACTTGCAAAAATTATAGCTAAAAATATAAAAGCAAAACTATACGAAATAAGTGCTGTATCAAGTGGGGTAAATGAAATTAGGAAGATTATCGAAAATGCCAAATATAATAGATCACACGGGTTTAGAACCATACTTTTTATTGATGAAATTCACAGATTCAACAAAGCGCAACAGGACGCATTGTTACATGCGGTTGAAGAGGGTAAAATAATATTAATTGGTGCTACAACTGAAAATCCATCATTTGAAGTAATACCGCCTTTGATTTCGCGGTGCAGAGTGCTAAAACTAAACCCTCTCAGCATAGAGAATCTGGAAAAAATATTTTACAACGCCATAAGTAAAGATATAATTTTGAGCAAATATAAAATTGATATAAGCAAGGAAAATCTCAAATTCCTATTAATAAATTCAACCGGAGATGCGAGAAAACTACTGAACATTATTGAAACTGTGTATTTTTTGATCAATCCTGGAGGTTCCAAAAGTTTTGAAATCACAAAAGAATTAATAGTCGAGGCTCTTCAGCAAAGAAAAACATTATATGACAAGAAAGGTGATTATCACTACGATACAATATCTGCATTTATCAAAAGCATTAGAGGTAGCGATCCTGATGCTGCTATATACTGGCTTGCAGTTATGCTGGAAGGAGGGGAAGATGTTTTATTTATTGCTCGCAGACTTATTATTTTAGCAAGTGAAGATATAGGGAACGCTGACCCAAATGCTTTAAATGTGGCTGTATCGGGGTACAATGCCGTTCATTTCATTGGAATGCCAGAAGCGGCTATTGTACTGGCTCAAGTAACTACATACCTGGCATCTGCACCAAAAAGCAATGCATCATACCTTGCAATCAATAGGGCTATTGAAGATGTAAAAAAAAGTGACATGCCAAATGTACCTCTACACCTGAGGAACGCACCTACAAATCTCATGAAGTCCCTTGGATATGGCATTAACTATAAATATCCCCATGACTATGGCGGACATTTTGTAAAGGAAAATTACTTCCCAGAGAATACTGAACCTAAAAACTACTATCAACCATCAGAAGAGGGATATGAAAAGTTTATCAAAGAGAGACTATTAAAACTCTGGCCTGATAGATCCACAAAAAATGAAAAAAAATAAATTTTTCACAATTTTATTAATACTGCTATTTTTATCTTTTACAACCCCAAGAGATAAAATAGAATTAATACATGCAGATAGGTTATCACAAAAAATAATTAACGACGTATTGATTAAAATTCTTGAGGGTAATGTTGAGTTGAGAAAAGATAAAATAATTTTAAAATGTAAAAAAATTACGTGGTATGAAAATCAGAACTTCCTCATTCTTGAAGACAGTATTTTAATAAAAGATGACAAGAATATTCTAAAAAGCGAGGTGGTGGAATATTACACCGAAAAAGAAGTAATAAAAGCATTTAAAAATCCGATTTTAATAAGTGAGGATAATCGATTAACCGCAGATACTATTATATATTTTTTAGAAGAAAAGGTTGCCAAAGCAGAGGGCAACGTTAAAATCGAGAATAAAAACAGAATAATAACTACAAATTTTATCGAATACTATACTCAAGAAAAATTGGCTAAGTCTAATACGGAAACCCACTTATTAGACACTGATCGCAATACCCATTTGATATCGGATAGTCTGGTCTACAATTACATCAATAAGACAATACAGGCATACAAAAATCCAATCCTAATCAAGCTTGACTCCTTGGGCAACCAGGTGTTTCGTTTAAATGCTCAATTTATAGAAGGTAATGAAGATAGCAATCGCTTCACTTCATTCAAAAATGTAAAAATAATTAAGGATAATATTGTCTCCACCTGTGATACCGCAGAATATTATGGGGAAATTGAAAAGGCTGTATTAAAAGGTAATCCATTGATAAGGCAAAAGAGACGACTAATAGAAGGTGATATTATAAATTTTTATCTACAAAAAAATAAAATTCATAAAATAATTGCCAGAGATGACGCATCAATAGAGTCAAAAGGCTTTGCTTACCTTCCATCAAAAGGTGATACGCTGACTGAAAGGGATACAGTAACTACCTATGATAAACTTTCTGGTGAAAAAATTGAAATATTTCTTAAAGGAAATAAGCTTGATTCGGTGATCGTAAAAACTATGGCAATAAGTTATTTTAATATAACTGAAGACAGTGTGATTAAAGGATTAAACGTAACTTCTGGCGATTCTATTATTATAAAAATAAAAGATGACACTGTTGATAGAATCTGGGTAATGGGTGGTTGTCAGGGTAACTTCACTCCCCATGAAACAAATGAACAGGTTGATACTACTGTATACTATTATGCGAATAAAATATACCACACTTTAAACAACAGAATTTCCATCCTTTCGCAAAATGCAAGAATGATATATGGGGATATGACACTTGAAGCTGGTGAGATAAAAATTGACTGGGATAATAATCTTCTTACCGCCTATCCTATTTATAGTGATTCCACCGATACATTAACCAATATACCAACATTTGTTCAAAAAGGACAGGAACCCATCTACGGAGAAATATTGAACTATAATATTAAAACACAAAAGGGGAAAGTTATCAAAGGCAGAGCTAAAATGGCTGAGGGGTTCTATTCTGGTGAAAAAATCAATAAAGAGGGGAAAAACATCTTCTACGTATCAAGTGGATATTACACCACCTGTGATCTAGAAAAAAATCCACATTTCTATTTTAAAAGTAAAAAAATGAAAATAATCCATAGAGATAAAGTTATTGCGAAACCAATTATATTATATATACACAATATCCCCTTATTAGGAATTCCATTTGGAGTTTTCCCTGATAAAAAGGGAAAACGGCATAGCGGATGGATAATGCCAAGTTATGGGGAAAGTGCAAATACAGGTGGTTTTATAAGAGGTCTTGGGTATTACTGGGCGGTCAATGATTATTTTGATGCAAAAATCACAACAAATTTCTACGATAAATATGGCATAACAACGGAGTTACTTCTGCGATATGCAGTTCGTTATAAAATAAAATTAAGTAGCATAGATTTAATGTACACAAATAATTTTCTATCATATTTCCCTGAAAGGAAATGGAGCATACGAATTTCCCATCACCAGGTCCTTTCACCAACTTCATCATTAATTATCAATGGCATGTTTGTCAATGACGACAGCTATTATAAAAAATATTCGCTTGATAAAAATCGTCGCTTGCAACAAAATATTGTCAGTAATGCAACTTACAGCAAAAGATGGACAGGAACACCTTTTTCTCTTTCTGCCAACCTGAGAGAAGAAAGATATCTGCTTGCTAAGGAAAAAATTAAAAAACCACCATCCGGTACTAGGCAGCGGATAAATTACATCAGAAGAAACCTTCCAAATATTTCTTTAAACTATAATTCTACACAATTAGTGAAAGGTGGTAAAACTGCAACAGGTAAATGGTACAATAACATTTATCTCTCATTTAATACTAAACTTAGAAGCTACAAGAACGTCTATTATGAGTCGGTCGAAGCAGATTCTGCTTATATCTGGAGAGAAAGAATAGAAAAATCCGGCTATCTTAACACTAATGCTTCTCTCAGCAGTTCTCAAAAGATATTCAAATATATATCAACAAACCAATCTATCTCATTAAAATTCGATATAACTCCAGAATATTACCTACCATTATTAGACTCGGCCGGGAACTTTTTACACAAGGACGGAAAAATTGTATCAAGAAAAGTAACAAACAATAAAGCACGTCTATGGGGTAGTATGTCATTTGGCGCTTCAACAAAGCTATATGGGATATTCCCCTATCGCATAGGTCCTATAAGAGCTATAAGACATATTATAACTCCAGGGATGAGTTTCTCATATACTCCCGATTTTTCAAAGGAATTTTTTGGGATAAATCCAGGCTATTTTAAAATAGACAAATCTTTGAATAAGTTTGATATATTTTCATCAACTCCAATCGGTCCCACACCTTCTCGTGAAACAAAATCACTTAATTTCTCACTTTCAAATTTATTTCAGGGTAAAATCAAGAGAAATGATAAAGAAGATGTAGTAGAATTACTAACCACAAGTACAAGCGGGAGTTACAACTTCACTGCTGACAGCCTGAAACTATCTCAAATATCAACTTCCATTAGATCTGATTTAACGAAAAAATTAAATCTAAACATTTCATTGACGCATGATTTATACAAATATGAAAACAAACGTATAAATAAAATCAACACTAATAGATATGGTGTACCTATGCCTAGGCTAACACAGCTAAATGTTTCTTCCTCATTTAAATTTTCTGATGTTACATTTGAAGGTCTTAAAAGCAATTATGATAAAGAAGATACTGCAATTACATCTTTAGACACTTCTGGTGCTGGAAACTTAACGAAAGTTGACTCAAAAAGTAATAAACTTTTTAACGCCAATTTTCATTTGAAATTCTCTTTAAATAAATTTAACCCAAATAATCCAATAAAAAGGTTCTGGTTATCTGGTAATATAAGTTTTAAAATATTTAATAAATGGAGAGTAGGATATTCAACCGATATAGACTTGGTAAACAAAAAATTTGTGAGTCATAGCATACAAATATCGAGAGACCTGCATTGCTGGGAATTTTATTTCAGCTGGGTACCGACAGGTTATGGCAAACAATATTATTTAAGAATAAATGTTAAATCATCAACTTTACGTGATTTAAAATATGAAGAAAGAGGTGGAAGACTGCGTTCATATGGTTTATAACAATAAATACCGGGGCTTTCTTATAATTTAAAATATTTATACATTGGTTGTAATGTATTGCTATTTGAAGTATAAATTGATAATTAGGAATAAATTTTTAACAAACTATCTTTTATTTGTTGAAATATATAGTTAACCAGTTTATATTTAGTAGTAAGAATAAGGAAGAAACTATTGAGATGAAAAAATGACAACAAAAGTGAACTCAGGTAAAAAAAGCAGTGGAAGGCCTTACGACGCACATTCAGCAGAGGACTGTCCTGAGTGCTCAGGAAAAGTTGTATATCGAAGAAGCTCATATTTTGGGAATAAAATTTACTACAAAGTTTGCAACAATTGTGGATGGTATAAGGTCATGGATAGGGATTCCTGGATGGAAGCAGTATTTACAAAAGCCGAAAAAACAGAAGAAAAAATAAAAGAGAAAAAAGAGGAACCAGAGCCTGACAGTGAGACTGCTAAAGTGGATGAAATTGAATCTAGCAAGACCTCAAAAATAGAAGAAGAGCCAGCTAAAGAAAAAGAAGAAAAGCCAAAAAGAGATAGAGGGGGATATAAATCATCAAAAGCAAAAGAAGAAAACAGCGAATAAAAATCAATTATTTCTCACTTTAATAAACAAAAGTACAAAACAAATAACGCAATTAGACTTTTGCTATTTAAAAATTTAGTTTTATTTTAATTATAGCTATCAGGAGTTACCATGATGAAGGAAAAATATCCTCTATTTACAATCGTTGATAATCCCGATATTAAGAAAATTCTACTTTGCCTACCGGTTGATGAGCTATTCTTTATGAAAGCTTTTGAAAAATTTAAAGACTTAAAGCTAAAGAACTCCGAGATATATTTTCTCATACATCAATCATTTTTTCATCTTATTAGGGGAGTTGACAGACATTACTTGATTCCCTTAATTGATTATTACCTCAATCGTAAAGGAATCCCAAACAAAAATTTTTATAAAGAAATAATAAAAGATAAATTCTTCTGTTCTGTTGATCTTAACCTTAAATTCAATATTACCACTGCAAATATTGTTAAAAATTCGGCATATAATCAAAGAATAGGGAAAAAATTCGACCATTCTTCAAAATATTTCAACATCGAAATAGTCAGTAACAATTCAACAAAATTTTATGATAAGGTCATAGAAATTCTAAACAATATAAAATAAAAGGTAAAAATGAATATCTATATATTTGAGGACCAGCTTTCTGATAATTTTTTACCTATAGCATATACACGTGCCGTATTTGAGCTAATCTCAGGAACGAGACCAATCTTAGAAAAAATTCTATCGATAATTGATAATAAAAATAGAATTAGTCTTTTTATCAGACCATTTCTAAAAGATGCGATACAAAAGAGATATCCCTCCTACCCTGTAAATCCAAGCTATATCGATGACGGTCTATGGATAAACGGAAGAATGATATTCACCCTTAACGATATAAAAACTGCAACTCAAAACAAAAATACAATTTTTACGGTAAATGGAATTCCTGCAATTGCGTACTTAGATAAAAGCCACAGCGTAAAATTCATAGATTTCGAAAATAACAGAATAAAAATAAATATTCCTGAAAATATAACATCTCAGGAGATAAATCCTTTTGTATACAACTATTTTTTTGAAATACCACTAACTACCGGACAAATGATAATAGAAGATTTTAATAAATATTACACCTGTGGTACTATCGAGGGCATAATCCACGATAATGTTTCTATTCTGAATAAAAAGAATATTTATATTGGTAAAAATGCAGTAATTAAACCTGGCACTGTGCTTGATGCTGAAGAAGGTCCAATCATTATTGAAAAAAATGTAATAATAATGTCAAATAGCACAATTATCGGTCCATGTTACATAGGTGAAAATTCTGTGATCAAGATAGGAGCAAAAATATACAAAGGTTGTCACATTGGGAAGGTCTGTAAAATTGGAGGAGAGGTCGAATCAAGTGTCTTTCAGGGTTACTCCAATAAACAACACGACGGATTTATAGGGCATTCCTATGTGGGCGAGTGGGTTAATATAGGAGCTGATACAAATTGCTCTGATTTAAAAAACAATTACAGCAATGTCAAAGTATGGGTAAATGGTAAATATGTTGATAGCCAGAGTACTTTTGTGGGATTAACTATAGCTGATCATTCGAAGACTGGAATTAACACCATGTTTAATACTGGTACTGTTGTCGGCGTAGGTTGTAATATTTATGGATGTAATTTCCCTCCAAAATATATACCTTCATTTACATGGGGCGGAGCTGAAGGCTTTACAGAACACAAATTTGATAAAATGATAAACACAGCAAAAATTGTGACTTCAAGACGCAATGTTCAATTAGATAGGATAGATATAAGCTTACTGGAATATATATATCATGCGACCAGGGAAGAAAGAACAATTTTTATCAAATCCAATGAAGTCTCCTCTTAAAACGATGGGTAAATAAAAATCATATTTTACTTGACCTACATTATTTCTAAGATTATATTACCACGCAATTTAACGTTGGAGGCGTAATGGAAGACCTTAAATGCCCCGAATGTGGGGAGATATTAACAGAGGAACAATTAAAAGAATCCCTTGTATGCCCCCATTGCAAGACCAATCTCAGAGATAAAAAATACATAGATTTTCTTGAGCTGCTAGTTTACAATGATATTATTGATGACGTGGATTTCTTCGACATTAACCTGTATAAAGATGAAATGTTGTCAACAGAAACTGAAGACTACGATGAATCGGAAATTGATCCGGCAAGTTTTGAAAAAAAGAAGGAAATATGGAGTGAATTCGAGGATGAATTGGAATTTGAAGATCAATACAATACCGAAGATGAAGAAGCATGGGATATAGAATACGACCTCGATGAGGAAGAGGAAGAAGAAGAAGGAAAAGACATCGATGAAGATTTAGATGACATTGATAATCTTGAAGAAGATGAGGATTTATAAATGGAAAATGAAAAATCTATAAAGGAATTGAAGATTGAGATACCACAGGATATCTCTGAAGGAAAATATAGCAATTTTACAGTAATCTCTCATTCTCCAGCTGAATTTGTAATTGACTTCGCCAGAATTATGCCTGGGCAGAATAAAGCCGTTGTAAAATCAAGAATTATCCTGACTCCCATCCATGCTAAGACACTTCTTATGACATTGATGGACAACATAAAAAAGTTTGAAGATAAGTTTGGTGAGATTAAAATCCCCGAAAGAGAGTTGAATATTCCATTTACCCCTAAGGAAGATTTACCTAACTAATTTTTTCGACCAGAATGATAGTGTTTGCATGAAAATAGGGTAATATCCTTTTTGCGTATATTATTCTGACATTCAATTCTTGTAAAATACTCCTTAATCTATCTTTTGAAATCATGAAAATATTCATATCAAAATCCCTGGCAATCCTCATTATTCTATGTAATGGATTTTCAATATAAATGGAGAATAACACATACCTTCTACTCACCCTGATTAACTCTCTCAAAGTGAACTTTACGGTATCGAAACCCTTAAAATGCTGTAAAAGGCGAAAGCAGAATACTAAATCAAAGGTATCACACTTAAATGGTAACGATAAAATGTCACTGTTGACATATTCAAAAAAACTTAATGAATAAATATGCCTATGATCGTCTCTTATCAGATTAAGTGCATATATATTTAAATCAGCTGAAACCAATTCAGTAGAATAATTGCTGAGCAAATCACTAAATCTCCCATAGCCACAGGGGATATCAAGTATTATTCTTCTGTATTCCAGTACTCTTGAGAGAATATTCCTTACAAGGCGGCGTTCGGTATAGGAAACCAATCTCTGATCAGGATTTTTGTATCGATTTTCTTTGTATTTTTTTACTGAATTACAACTTCCCCAAGTTAATTTATTTCTATCCATTAAAATAAAACTCCATAACATTGAAAATATAAATATAACTTGATTTTTCAAACATTTTATTATTATTTAAGATGTATGCAAAAAAGTTTTAGACTATTCAGCTTCGAACATATTATAGCAACTCTTTTGACATTATTTACTATTGCACTTTCTATAAAACTACTGGAAGAATATAACCCAAAAAGATTAAAAAAATCATTTGATAAAATTCTTGCTGTTCTGATCGTTTTCCAAAATCTTTCATGGCGAATTCTTTTTATTATCAGTGGTGAATTCCACATTGAAAAGGACCTCCCATTTCACGTATGTAGTGTTACACAATTTTTACTTGCCTATCACTTGTTAAAAAATAATCAGACAATCTTTAATATTTGCTATTACTGGGTTATTGCAGGGTCTACCTTTGCTATTATAATCCCAGACCTTGAATTAGGATTCCCATCGGTTAAATATTTTGAAATGTTTATATCCCATGGGATTTCTATATTTACCATTTTTTATCTTATATTAATACAAAAACAATATCCTACAAAGGGAAGCTGGAAGACAGCTTTTGCTGCGCTGATGATTCTAGCAATCGTAGATTCAGTGGTAAACTATTTTACAAACGGTAATTATTTGTTCTTAAGAAGACCGCCTGATGTGAATTTTGGGCCGATAAGTCTTCTTCCTGCCTGGCCCTGGTATCTACTGGTACTGGCAATATTTTTTATGTTTGTCTACTGGTTATCATATCAACCATACGCGTATCATGAAAGGAAAATTTCTTCGGAAGAAGTGAAAAACCACAATTAAAATTTTCTTTTCAATCTCTTAGAAATAATATCGATATATTCCGGGCTTGTGCCACAACATCCCCCGACGACTTCCACACCCAAGGTTTTAATCTTAATAATATTTTCGGCGAAGAATTCCTTAGATTCTGGGTATACCACCTCTTCATCAATAATTTTTGGAACTCCTGCATTTGGTTGCACTATAACGGGACTGTCCACTGATTTTCGAATCTGAGCAGCCAGATCAACCATTGCATCACTACCAATAGAACAATTTGCACCCACAATATCAGCTCCCTCATCAAGCATTCTACGCATACTATTTGGAATATCGTTACCCATTAAAGTAAAAAAGCCAACAGGTTTTTTTACAAAAGTCAGTGTAGCAAAAATTGGCTTATCACTAACTTTTCTTACACCTTTAAGCGCAGTGATCATCTCATTTATATCAAACATTGTCTCTACTATAAAAGCATCGACTCCCTCTGAATCCAGATAATAAGCCTGCTCTGCAAAGATATCAACAGCTGCTTCAGGTTCAAGCACGCCATAGGGCTTTAACATTTCCCCGGTGGGTCCAATATCACCAGCTACTATCACAGAACCATCGGCTGCTCTCCTTGCAACTCTAACAGCAATTCTATTGATTTCCTCTGTCTTTCCATTTAGTTCTGTCTTGGATAATTTCAAGCCTGAGCCACCAAAGGTATTGGTGGTTATAACATCAGAACCAGCTTTTATATATTCAAGATGAATCTCATACACAGCATCTGGATTTTCTAAATTGAAAATTTCTGACGGTCTACCCTTTTCCAATCCCTTTGCAATTAGCATAGTACCCATTGCACCATCAAAGATTAAACCATTCTTTTTATTAATTCGTTTTATTAAATCCATTTTTCTACTCCGATAAGTTTTTCAGCTATTATAACTGCCTCCACCGCATTTTTACCATACCCATCGGCACCGATACTCTCTGCCCACTCAGCAGTAACAGGCGCCCCACCAACAATAACTTTAAATTTATCCCTTAAATTTTCTTTTACTAAGGTTTCTATTAACTCCCTCTGCTTAAGCATAGTTGTAGTTAAAAGAGCAGATAGACAGATAATTCTGGCATTATTATTTATACCTTCCTCAATAAAACGGTTTGTAGGAACATCAGCGCCAAGATCAATAACTTCAAACCCAGATGTACCTAACATAACACTTACCAGTGTCTTCCCTATATCATGAATATCTCCCTCAACAGTTCCAATAACAACTTTTCCATAGTTGTTAACTCTTTTTCCACTATTTTCTATTATAGGTTTTAAAATCTCAAAAGATGATTTCATAGCATTGGCACAGGCTATAAGCTCAGGCAGGAAATAATTCCCCTTTTCATACAAATCCCCTGCCTTCCGGATACCAGGAATAAGAGCTTTTTCTAAAATTTCATTTGGAGTGAACCCCAATTCAAGAGCTTTCTTAACCGCTGTTGAAGATACCTCTTTATCCCCCAATAATACCGCTTTTGCCATTCTTTTGAATAGATCAGATTTATCCATCACTCTTCTCCGGAAAATATTCTTCACATATTCTCACAACAAAAACCACAATATCAAAAATTCAGCAATATTTACGAATATTTTAACGAATATTTTTATTTAATATAAGTTAATTTTTTCATGAATATGAACTTCAAAAGGTTATGTCAATTCATCAAGTCAAAAATGTTGTGTAAATTCACCCGCCTTAACGGGAGTTTCCCAATTTTTGTGTAAATGGGATAAAGAAAATATCTTTCTTACTGTTTCTGACTTGTGTAAATACCTTCTGTGAGCTATGTTTAACCGTTTAACGAGGAGGTATTTACCATGAAATTAGAAAAAGCCGTCATCCAGAAACTGAAAAAGGATCTGGAAACTGTCAAAACTATGGATGACTTGCTTGGTAAAAATGGCGTCATTAAAAAGTTCATCAAACACTTAACTATAGCAACTGTTACAGGAAGAGCTGACTCACCATCTGGGTTATGAACGTTATCAGAAGAGAGAGCATCAGGGTAGCAACTTACGCAATGGTAGTAGTACCAAAAGTCTAAAAGGAAAATATGGTAGTATTGCAATATCCGAAGGATCTCTTTTGAGACAAGTTCACCTGAACCGTGAAGGTGAATTTGAACCATTGCTGATTGCCAAGCATCAAAGTGAATTTGGTGATCTTGAGGGTAAGATTCTCTCTTTGTATGCCAAAGGGATGAGTGTATCCGTAGGATCCCTATTCGGGACGGGATATCCAGGAACATTTACAAGATCTTTATGGACTGGAGTTATCCACTGTCTTCATTAGTCGTCTTACCGATAGGTACTTCAGGAAGTCAAAGACTGGCAACAGCATCCGTTAGAGTCGGTTTATGTTATTGGTATATTTTGATGCTATTCACTATAAGATTCGCAGTGATGGGAAAGTTCAAACCAGGTCTGCCTATACCTGTCTTGGTATTGATGCTCAGGGGCAACGGGATTTATTGGGTATCTGGATTGGTGAGAGTTAAGGAGCAAATTTCTGGTTGTCGGTGTTAACTGAATTACAGAACCGTGGTGTAGAAGACATTCTAATTGCCTGTGTGGATGGTTTAAAGGGATTCCCTGAAGCCATTGAGACTGTTTTCCCACAAACACGTGTCCAGTCTCTAAGAGATCCTTCGGAAAGAAATGGGAAAAAACCATTAACGACTGGACAAAAATTATTGCCCAATTGGCTATCCATTTCGAAGGAAGGTTAAACCTGGAATTCTAATGAAAATAGGTATTTACACAAAAAATGAA
Above is a genomic segment from Candidatus Neomarinimicrobiota bacterium containing:
- a CDS encoding replication-associated recombination protein A; this translates as MDLFKKENSNQELLPPLAERVRPTTLEDFIGQEHIAGEDKILSKALKSGNIFSMILWGPPGSGKTTLAKIIAKNIKAKLYEISAVSSGVNEIRKIIENAKYNRSHGFRTILFIDEIHRFNKAQQDALLHAVEEGKIILIGATTENPSFEVIPPLISRCRVLKLNPLSIENLEKIFYNAISKDIILSKYKIDISKENLKFLLINSTGDARKLLNIIETVYFLINPGGSKSFEITKELIVEALQQRKTLYDKKGDYHYDTISAFIKSIRGSDPDAAIYWLAVMLEGGEDVLFIARRLIILASEDIGNADPNALNVAVSGYNAVHFIGMPEAAIVLAQVTTYLASAPKSNASYLAINRAIEDVKKSDMPNVPLHLRNAPTNLMKSLGYGINYKYPHDYGGHFVKENYFPENTEPKNYYQPSEEGYEKFIKERLLKLWPDRSTKNEKK
- a CDS encoding DUF3467 domain-containing protein, encoding MENEKSIKELKIEIPQDISEGKYSNFTVISHSPAEFVIDFARIMPGQNKAVVKSRIILTPIHAKTLLMTLMDNIKKFEDKFGEIKIPERELNIPFTPKEDLPN
- a CDS encoding class I SAM-dependent methyltransferase, which translates into the protein MDRNKLTWGSCNSVKKYKENRYKNPDQRLVSYTERRLVRNILSRVLEYRRIILDIPCGYGRFSDLLSNYSTELVSADLNIYALNLIRDDHRHIYSLSFFEYVNSDILSLPFKCDTFDLVFCFRLLQHFKGFDTVKFTLRELIRVSRRYVLFSIYIENPLHRIMRIARDFDMNIFMISKDRLRSILQELNVRIIYAKRILPYFHANTIILVEKIS
- a CDS encoding TIGR02206 family membrane protein, translating into MQKSFRLFSFEHIIATLLTLFTIALSIKLLEEYNPKRLKKSFDKILAVLIVFQNLSWRILFIISGEFHIEKDLPFHVCSVTQFLLAYHLLKNNQTIFNICYYWVIAGSTFAIIIPDLELGFPSVKYFEMFISHGISIFTIFYLILIQKQYPTKGSWKTAFAALMILAIVDSVVNYFTNGNYLFLRRPPDVNFGPISLLPAWPWYLLVLAIFFMFVYWLSYQPYAYHERKISSEEVKNHN
- a CDS encoding homocysteine S-methyltransferase family protein → MDLIKRINKKNGLIFDGAMGTMLIAKGLEKGRPSEIFNLENPDAVYEIHLEYIKAGSDVITTNTFGGSGLKLSKTELNGKTEEINRIAVRVARRAADGSVIVAGDIGPTGEMLKPYGVLEPEAAVDIFAEQAYYLDSEGVDAFIVETMFDINEMITALKGVRKVSDKPIFATLTFVKKPVGFFTLMGNDIPNSMRRMLDEGADIVGANCSIGSDAMVDLAAQIRKSVDSPVIVQPNAGVPKIIDEEVVYPESKEFFAENIIKIKTLGVEVVGGCCGTSPEYIDIISKRLKRKF
- a CDS encoding corrinoid protein; the encoded protein is MDKSDLFKRMAKAVLLGDKEVSSTAVKKALELGFTPNEILEKALIPGIRKAGDLYEKGNYFLPELIACANAMKSSFEILKPIIENSGKRVNNYGKVVIGTVEGDIHDIGKTLVSVMLGTSGFEVIDLGADVPTNRFIEEGINNNARIICLSALLTTTMLKQRELIETLVKENLRDKFKVIVGGAPVTAEWAESIGADGYGKNAVEAVIIAEKLIGVEKWI
- a CDS encoding transposase → MLQEELTHHLGYERYQKREHQGSNLRNGSSTKSLKGKYGSIAISEGSLLRQVHLNREGEFEPLLIAKHQSEFGDLEGKILSLYAKGMSVSVGSLFGTGYPGTFTRSLWTGVIHCLH
- a CDS encoding transposase produces the protein MLLVYFDAIHYKIRSDGKVQTRSAYTCLGIDAQGQRDLLGIWIGES
- a CDS encoding transposase, which encodes MSVLTELQNRGVEDILIACVDGLKGFPEAIETVFPQTRVQSLRDPSERNGKKPLTTGQKLLPNWLSISKEG